A window of Belonocnema kinseyi isolate 2016_QV_RU_SX_M_011 chromosome 9, B_treatae_v1, whole genome shotgun sequence contains these coding sequences:
- the LOC117180217 gene encoding uncharacterized protein LOC117180217 encodes MPKTRLLNTKLIHAHNRNFQNECQMNKCKEFGCIVNSIHLRKWLIGLIIFLLTYLIAINSVTIRQFRVIPIANNTNPGNYVEIRPHFLTFKNSGFLVKNKGCRIPNLDPFDPAIQKYIEKASPINCEFGNYLPLIESNNTAIFVNPESKAHFYNKTEVVDCCWIPFSRSKNKDNAVVYDKDCHRFQDSVTITEEFIKVICSKNNEVIYRDYHAFLPRKAKVEARCLKATKPDLETPYLSILIVGLDAISRLNFHRTMPKTLKSLQDLGAVEMVGYNKVADNTYPNLVPVLSGLSKKEFQNTCWTDHKKPFDDCPFIWKNFSSSGFRTIFGEDACEITTFNYLKPGFRVQPTDYYLRPFCVAAENDIGNSHKLNAKLCLGTRKNFDTLLQYTHKVALEFKNDPYFAFFWQTSLSHDFLEFPQLGDDSYSDFVKSLKLEKLLENSALIMMSDHGMRWGSFRQTYQGRLEDSLPFVFLVLPDWWKERFPVAWGNLRRNSRSLTTPFDLHETLQDLLDPQRLKEEFVRKRIEDLAQKITRGISWFLPIPDHRTCSVADIPEHWCMCHGSNNVSLTDPNLQKSVKFLIDELNRMLKKYPQCAVLKLKKLVDAKMWSDKEDGEEGKAPWIDFTTTLETEPGGAIFEGSVRYRIDDGKMKMMGSVSRLNAYGKQSACVDDFNMRLYCYCF; translated from the exons ATGCCCAAAACCCGGCTTCTGAACACG aaacTCATCCATGCCcataatagaaattttcaaaatgaatgtcAAATGAACAAGTGTAAGGAATTTGGATGCATAGTAAACAGCATCCATCTCCGAAAATGGCTGATAGGACTAATAATATTCTTACTGACATATTTAATTGCAATAAATAGTGTAACTATACGACAATTTAGGGTTATACCAATCGCAAATAACACTAATCCCG GAAACTACGTTGAAATAAGGcctcattttttaacatttaaaaactctggatttttagtaaaaaataaggGATGTAGAATTCCTAATTTAGATCCATTTGACCCCGCgattcaaaaatatatagaaaaagcAAGTCCCATTAATTGCGAATTTGGAAACTACTTGCCACTAATTGAATCAAATAATACGGCGATTTTCGTTAATCCAGAATCCAAGGCTCATTTCTACAATAAGACTGAAGTGGTCGACTGCTGCTGGATACCATTTTCGAGGTCCAAAAATAAAGATAATGCTGttgt ATACGATAAAGACTGTCACCGCTTCCAAGATTCAGTGACTATCACTGAAGAATTCATCAAAGTCATATGCTCAAAAAACAACGAAGTCATCTACCGCGACTATCACGCATTTTTGCCTCGCAAAGCAAAGGTCGAAGCAAGATGTCTCAAGGCGACAAAACCGGACCTAGAAACACCTTACCTCAGCATCCTAATTGTAGGATTAGATGCCATTTCAAGGCTCAACTTCCACAGGACAATGCCAAAGACACTAAAATCTCTCCAAGATCTCGGAGCTGTGGAAATGGTTGGCTACAACAAAGTAGCAGACAACACCTATCCAAACCTAGTACCTGTGCTGTCCGGACTCTCCAAAAAAGAATTCCAAAACACCTGCTGGACCGACCACAAAAAGCCATTCGACGACTGTCCCTTTATCTGGAAGAATTTCAGTTCCTCTGGCTTCCGGACAATCTTCGGAGAAGACGCTTGTGAAATTACAACCTTCAACTATCTGAAGCCAGGCTTCAGAGTTCAACCAACAGACTACTACCTCCGACCTTTCTGTGTCGCAGCAGAAAACGACATCGGGAACAGCCACAAGCTAAACGCAAAACTCTGCCTGGGAACGAGAAAAAACTTTGACACCCTTCTTCAGTATACTCATAAGGTAGCTCTAGAGTTCAAAAACGACCCCTACTTTGCTTTTTTCTGGCAAACCAGTTTGAGTCATGACTTCCTCGAGTTTCCTCAACTAGGGGATGATTCTTACAGTGATTTTGTCAAGAGTCTTAAACTGGAAAAGCTCCTCGAGAATTCCGCTTTGATCATGATGAGTGATCATGGCATGAGATGGGGATCATTTCGTCAGACTTATCAAGGTCGACTTGAAGACAGTCTTCCGTTCGTCTTTCTGGTGTTGCCAGACTGGTGGAAGGAGAGATTTCCAGTGGCCTGGGGAAATTTAAGAAGAAACTCAAGAAGCCTGACAACACCTTTTGATCTTCACGAGACCTTGCAAGACTTGTTGGATCCTCAACGGCTGAAGGAAGAGTTCGTGAGGAAGAGGATTGAAGATCTGGCCCAGAAAATTACCAGGGGAATCAGCTGGTTCCTTCCGATTCCGGATCATCGAACATGCTCCGTGGCTGATATACCTGAGCACTGGTGTATGTGTCATGGAAGCAACAATGTTTCTCTGACTGATCCTAATTTGCAGAAGAGCGTCAAATTTCTAATAGATGAACTGAATCGAATGCTCAAGAAATATCCGCAGTGTGCTGTTCTGAAGCTCAAGAAACTTGTAGATGCGAAGATGTGGAGTGACAAGGAAGACGGGGAAGAAGGAAAAGCACCTTGGATTGATTTCACTACAACTTTGGAAACTGAACCGGGTGGTGCAATTTTCGAAGGGTCGGTGAGATACAGAATTGATGATGGGAAGATGAAAATGATGGGGTCTGTGAGCAGACTGAATGCCTATGGGAAGCAGAGTGCCTGTGTCGACGACTTCAACATGCGTTTATATTGTTATTGCTTCTAG